The following coding sequences are from one Eucalyptus grandis isolate ANBG69807.140 chromosome 11, ASM1654582v1, whole genome shotgun sequence window:
- the LOC104424922 gene encoding LOW QUALITY PROTEIN: callose synthase 12-like (The sequence of the model RefSeq protein was modified relative to this genomic sequence to represent the inferred CDS: inserted 1 base in 1 codon) has product MKKKYPGMCLEKIKRRLLSCLLPRHKPSPNSLFPFSLISPTSAPPNPFCPLLSPYLCPLLERISSFFHSKASSSRTPATPPAGKALSPDPPPPPPPPPPCLSRRIPPLLRRAPRHEPPAAPPPTPSPPPPSGPAAPDGGGGGEEEVYNIIPIHNLLADHPSLRFPEVRAAAAALRSVGDLRRPPFSTWRPHYDLLDWLALFFGFQADSVRNQREHLVLHLANLQMRLSPPPDNIDSLDXSVVRRFRKKLLKNYSEWCAYLGKKSNVWISDRRPSAPDPRRELLYVSLYLLIWGEAANLRFMPECICYIFHNMAMELNKILEDYIDEATGQPVLPSFSGENAFLNMVVKPIYETVKAEVEGSKNGTAPHRAWRNYDDINEYFWSKRCFEKLKWPLDGGSNFFVTSARRDRVGKTGFVEQRSFWNLFRSFDRLWVMLALFLQAGIIVAWEGKEYPWQALESRDVQVRVLTVFITWSGMRFLQSLLDIGMQYRLVSRETMGLGVRMVLKSIAAAVWIIVFGVLYGRIWSQKNADGKWPGAANTRVVHFLEAALVFIIPELLALALFIIPWIRNFLEGTNWRIFHLMTWWFQSRIFVGRGLREGLVDNVKYTLFWILVLATKFFFSYFMQIKPMIKPTKELLDLKNVKYEWHEFFNNSNRFAVGLLWLPVVVMYLMDLQIWYSIYSSFVGAGVGLFDHLGEIRNIQQLRLRFQFFASAIQFNLMPEEQLLNTRGTLKSKLNDAIHRLKLRYGLGRPFKKLESNQVEARKFALIWNEIISIFREEDIVSDHEVELLELPPNTWNVRVVRWPCFLLCNELLLALGQAKELVVAPDKWLWYKVCKNEFRRCAVIETYDSVKHLLLKIIKVNSEEHSIMAVLFQEIDHSIEIEKFTKSFKTTALPQIHSNLIKLVELLIKPKKDLSKVVNTLQALYEIAIRDFLKEKRTPEQLKADGLASSGLLFENAVVLPEPDDERFYRQVRRLHTILTSRDSMHDIPVNLEARRRIAFFSNSLFMNMPHAPQVEKMMAFSILTPYYNEEVVFSREQLRTENEDGISILYYLQTIYDDEWKNFMERMRREGMVKDDEIWTTKLRDLRLWASYRGQTLGRTVRGMMYYYRALKMLVFLDSASEVDVREGSEELGSMRRDGTLDSFGSGRLPSSKSLSRASSSVSTLFKGHEDGTAMMKYTYVVACQIYGAQKAKKDPHADEILYLMKDNEALRVAYVDEVFTGRDEKEYYSVLVKYDQKLQKEVEIYRVKLPGPVKLGEGKPENQNHASIFTRGDAVQTIDMNQDNYFEEALKMRNLLEEYRAFYGIRKPTILGVREHIFTGSVSSLAWFMSAQETSFVTLGQRVLANPLKIRMHYGHPDVFDRFWFLSRGGISKASRVINISEDIFAGFNCTLRGGNVTHHEYIQVGKGRDVGLNQVSMFEAKVASGNGEQVLSRDVYRLGHRLDFFRMLSFFYTTVGFFFNTMLVILTVYTFLWGRLYLALSGVEAAATSSDNRALGTILNQQLIIQLGLFTALPMIVENSLELGFLQALWDFITMQLQLSSVFYTFSMGTRTHFFGRTILHGGAKYRATGRGFVVQHKSFAENYRLYARSHFVKAIELGLILIVYATHSPIAKATFVYIALTITSWFLVMSWILAPFVFNPSGFDWLKTVYDFDDFMNWIWYRGGVFAKAEQSWERWWYEEQDHFRTTGFWGKIFEIILDLRFFFFQYGIVYQLGIAAGSTNIAVYLLSWIFVFVTFGVYWVISYAQDKYAAKDHIYYRLVQFLVIILGILLTIALLEFTKFKFVDIFTSLLAFIPTGWGIILIAQVLRPFLQRTKLWDSVVSVARMYDIMFGVIVMAPVAFLSWMPGFQSMQTRILFNEAFSRGLRIFQIVTGKKSKVDS; this is encoded by the exons ATGAAAAAGAAATACCCGGGGATGTGCCTCGAAAAGATCAAAAGGAGACTGTTGTCTTGTCTCCTCCCCCGTCATAAGCCATCCCCAAACtcgcttttccctttttccctcatCTCTCCCACCTCCGCGCCCCCCAATCCCTTTTGCCCGTTACTCTCTCCGTACCTCTGCCCGTTGCTCGAGAGAATTTCAAGCTTTTTTCACTCCAAAGCTTCAAGCAGCAGAACACCCGCCACACCTCCAGCCGGAAAAGCTCTCTCTCCcgatccgccgccgccgccgccgccgccgccgccgtgtcTCTCCCGTCGCATTCCCCCTCTCCTCCGGCGCGCCCCACGCCATGAGCCTCCGGCAGCGCCCCCGCCGACGCCGTCCCCTCCGCCGCCGTCCGGCCCGGCCGCccccgacggcggcggcggcggcgaggaggaggtcTACAACATAATCCCCATCCACAACCTCCTCGCCGACCACCCCTCCCTCCGCTTCCCCGAGgtccgcgccgccgccgccgccctccgctccgtcggcgacctccggcggccgcCCTTCTCGACGTGGCGGCCCCACTACGACCTCCTCGACTGGCTGGCCCTCTTCTTCGGGTTCCAGGCGGACAGCGTCCGCAACCAGCGGGAGCACCTCGTCCTCCACCTCGCCAACCTTCAGATGCGCCTCTCCCCTCCCCCGGACAACATCGACTCCCTCG CCTCCGTCGTCCGCCGCTTCCggaagaagctgctgaagaacTACTCCGAGTGGTGCGCCTACCTGGGGAAGAAGTCCAACGTCTGGATCTCCGATCGCCGCCCCTCCGCCCCGGATCCGCGCCGCGAGCTCCTCTACGTGTCGCTCTATCTTCTCATCTGGGGCGAGGCCGCGAACTTGCGATTCATGCCCGAATGCATTTGCTACATATTTCACAATATGGCCATGGAGCTGAACAAGATCTTGGAGGATTACATCGATGAGGCTACCGGGCAGCCCGTGTTGCCCTCGTTCTCGGGGGAGAATGCTTTCTTGAACATGGTGGTGAAGCCCATTTACGAGACCGTGAAGGCTGAGGTGGAGGGGAGCAAGAATGGGACCGCGCCGCATCGCGCGTGGAGGAATTACGATGATATCAATGAGTACTTCTGGAGTAAGAGGTGCTTTGAGAAGTTGAAATGGCCGCTCGATGGTGGGAGTAACTTCTTCGTGACGAGTGCGAGGAGGGATCGCGTGGGGAAGACGGGTTTCGTGGAGCAGAGGTCGTTTTGGAACCTGTTTAGGAGCTTCGATCGATTGTGGGTTATGTTGGCCTTGTTTTTGCAGGCGGGCATTATTGTTGCTTGGGAGGGGAAGGAGTATCCATGGCAGGCACTGGAAAGTAGGGATGTTCAGGTTAGGGTTTTGACTGTGTTTATCACTTGGAGCGGAATGCGGTTCCTGCAGTCTTTGCTGGATATAGGAATGCAGTACAGGTTGGTGTCGAGGGAGACGATGGGGCTTGGAGTGAGAATGGTGCTGAAGAGCATCGCCGCTGCTGTGTGGATCATCGTCTTCGGGGTGTTGTATGGGCGCATTTGGTCTCAAAAGAACGCTGATGGGAAATGGCCTGGCGCAGCGAATACGAGGGTGGTCCATTTTCTCGAGGCAGCGCTTGTTTTCATCATCCCGGAGCTGTTAGCCTTGGCTCTCTTTATCATCCCTTGGATTCGCAATTTCCTGGAGGGAACGAATTGGAGGATCTTTCACTTGATGACTTGGTGGTTCCAGAGTAGAATTTTCGTGGGCCGTGGTCTTCGGGAAGGTCTGGTGGATAATGTGAAGTATACTTTGTTCTGGATTCTGGTGCTTGCCACAAAGTTCTTCTTCAGTTACTTTATGCAGATCAAACCCATGATCAAGCCGACAAAAGAGCTACTGGATCTCAAGAATGTGAAGTACGAATGGCATGAATTCTTTAATAATAGCAATAGGTTTGCGGTCGGGCTGCTGTGGCTTCCGGTCGTGGTGATGTACCTTATGGATTTGCAGATTTGGTACTCCATATATTCCTCGTTTGTGGGAGCAGGAGTTGGTTTGTTTGATCATTTGGGTGAGATCCGAAATATTCAGCAGTTGAGGTTGAGGTTCCAATTCTTTGCTAGCGCGATTCAGTTTAATCTGATGCCAGAAGAGCAGCTTCTGAATACAAGGGGCACCCTGAAAAGCAAGTTGAATGATGCCATTCACCGATTGAAGTTGAGATATGGACTTGGCAGGCCGTTTAAAAAGCTCGAGTCCAATCAAGTGGAGGCACGTAAGTTCGCTTTGATATGGAATGAGATCATTAGTATATTTAGGGAGGAGGATATTGTCTCTGATCACGAGGTTGAGTTATTGGAGCTGCCTCCCAATACCTGGAATGTCAGGGTCGTCCGTTGGCCTTGTTTTCTCCTTTGCAATGAGCTGCTTCTTGCGCTGGGCCAGGCAAAAGAGTTGGTGGTTGCTCCTGATAAGTGGCTGTGGTATAAGGTCTGCAAGAATGAGTTCAGGCGCTGTGCTGTCATTGAAACGTATGATAGTGTCAAGCACCTGCTGCTAAAGATAATTAAGGTCAACAGTGAAGAGCATTCGATAATGGCTGTTCtctttcaagaaattgatcATTCTATTGAGATCGAGAAGTTTACCAAGTCATTCAAAACGACTGCGCTTCCTCAGATTCACAGTAATCTTATAAAGCTTGTTGAACTGTTGATCAAGCCTAAGAAGGACCTGAGCAAGGTGGTGAACACGCTGCAGGCACTTTATGAGATCGCCATTAGAGATTTTCTCAAGGAAAAGAGGACTCCTGAACAGCTAAAGGCAGATGGTCTGGCATCCAGTGGTTTGCTTTTTGAAAACGCAGTCGTATTGCCTGAACCAGATGATGAGAGGTTCTATAGGCAGGTCCGGCGATTGCACACTATCCTTACCTCCCGGGACTCAATGCATGATATTCCTGTGAATCTCGAGGCACGGAGGCGAATCGCCTTTTTCAGTAACTCACTGTTCATGAACATGCCTCATGCTCCCCAAGTAGAGAAGATGATGGCTTTCAGTATTCTGACTCCCTACTACAATGAAGAAGTCGTATTCAGCAGAGAACAACTTCGTACTGAGAACGAGGATGGAATCTCCATTTTATATTATTTGCAGACAATATATGATGATGAGTGGAAAAACTTCATGGAGAGGATGCGTCGTGAGGGGATGGTAAAGGATGATGAGATCTGGACGACCAAGTTGAGGGATCTCAGGCTTTGGGCGTCATATCGAGGGCAGACTCTTGGCAGAACGGTGAGGGGGATGATGTATTATTATAGGGCCCTCAAGATGCTGGTTTTTCTTGATTCTGCATCAGAAGTGGATGTCAGGGAAGGTTCGGAAGAGCTTGGGTCGATGCGTAGAGATGGTACTCTGGATAGCTTTGGCTCAGGAAGGTTGCCTTCTTCCAAGAGCCTTAGCAGAGCAAGCAGTTCCGTAAGCACTTTGTTTAAAGGCCACGAGGATGGCACGGCAATGATGAAATACACGTACGTGGTTGCCTGCCAAATTTACGGGGCCCAGAAGGCCAAAAAGGACCCTCATGCCGATGAAATATTGTACCTGATGAAAGACAATGAAGCCTTGAGGGTAGCGTATGTCGATGAAGTATTTACTGGAAGGGATGAGAAGGAGTATTATTCCGTTCTTGTGAAATATGATCAGAAGCTACAGAAGGAAGTGGAAATATACAGGGTGAAGCTGCCTGGTCCCGTGAAACTTGGAGAGGGGAAGCCAGAGAATCAGAACCATGCTTCAATTTTCACTCGTGGAGATGCAGTCCAGACCATCGACATGAACCAAGACAACTATTTTGAGGAGGCACTCAAGATGCGGAACTTATTGGAAGAGTATAGGGCTTTTTACGGCATCCGCAAGCCCACAATCTTGGGAGTGAGAGAACATATTTTTACTGGTTCGGTTTCATCCCTTGCTTGGTTTATGTCTGCACAGGAGACGAGTTTTGTCACATTAGGGCAGCGTGTCTTGGCCAACCCTTTGAAAATTCGGATGCACTATGGCCATCCAGACGTGTTTGATAGGTTTTGGTTCTTGAGTCGGGGTGGGATTAGCAAAGCTTCACGGGTTATCAACATCAGTGAGGACATTTTTGCCGGTTTTAATTGCACTCTGAGGGGAGGTAATGTCACGCACCATGAGTACATCCAAGTAGGGAAGGGGAGGGATGTTGGGTTGAATCAGGTATCCATGTTTGAGGCCAAAGTTGCCAGTGGGAATGGTGAACAAGTTCTTAGCAGGGATGTGTACAGGTTGGGGCATAGGCTAGACTTCTTCCGCATGCTCTCCTTCTTTTACACGACTGTTGGATTCTTTTTCAACACAATGTTGGTTATATTGACCGTGTATACGTTTTTGTGGGGTCGACTTTACCTGGCTCTGAGCGGTGTTGAGGCGGCCGCCACCAGTAGTGACAATAGAGCACTTGGTACCATTTTGAATCAGCAGCTTATCATTCAACTAGGTCTATTCACAGCCCTTCCGATGATAGTGGAGAATTCTCTTGAACTTGGATTTCTTCAAGCACTCTGGGATTTCATAACCATGCAGCTCCAGCTTTCATCTGTTTTCTACACATTTTCGATGGGAACCCGTACCCACTTCTTTGGCCGGACTATTCTTCATGGTGGCGCGAAGTACCGCGCTACTGGCCGGGGTTTTGTTGTGCAGCACAAGAGCTTTGCCGAGAATTATAGGCTATATGCTCGCAGTCATTTTGTTAAAGCGATCGAACTTGGTCTCATACTTATTGTTTATGCAACTCACAGTCCTATTGCCAAAGCCACTTTCGTGTACATCGCCTTGACCATTACAAGTTGGTTCCTTGTCATGTCATGGATCTTGGCTCCATTTGTGTTCAACCCTTCTGGTTTTGATTGGTTGAAAACTGTCTACGactttgatgattttatgaatTGGATATGGTACCGTGGTGGTGTGTTTGCTAAGGCTGAACAAAGTTGGGAGAGATGGTGGTATGAGGAGCAGGATCACTTCAGAACCACTGGCTTTTGGGGAaagatttttgaaataattttggatcttcgcttcttcttctttcaataTGGTATCGTCTACCAGCTTGGTATTGCTGCGGGAAGTACCAATATTGCTGTTTATTTGCTAtcttggatttttgtttttgtgactTTTGGAGTATACTGGGTGATATCATATGCTCAGGACAAGTATGCAGCAAAAGACCACATCTACTATCGGCTTGTTCAGTTCCTTGTTATTATTCTTGGGATTCTCTTGACAATTGCATTGTTGGAGTTTACTAAATTCAAATTCGTGGACATTTTCACAAGTCTGTTGGCGTTCATCCCAACTGGGTGGGGCATCATATTGATCGCCCAGGTGCTCCGACCATTTCTGCAGAGAACTAAGCTCTGGGATAGTGTTGTTTCTGTGGCCCGGATGTACGACATTATGTTTGGAGTCATAGTCATGGCCCCAGTAGCATTTCTATCTTGGATGCCTGGGTTTCAGTCGATGCAGACGCGAATCTTATTTAATGAAGCATTCAGTCGAGGCCTACGAATATTCCAGATTGTTACTGGAAAGAAATCAAAGGTTGACTCGTGA